One window from the genome of Amaranthus tricolor cultivar Red isolate AtriRed21 chromosome 9, ASM2621246v1, whole genome shotgun sequence encodes:
- the LOC130824052 gene encoding DNA-damage-repair/toleration protein DRT111, chloroplastic, with protein MLGGLYGDLPPPSSTTEEEKSGNPSTTVVWSSSAKMAPPTLRKPAFTPPPSVIRSQALLNKPKPPSKTLPTIPMEDPKPQVMQPALVGVTSTVVEEYDPARPNDYEEYKREKKRKAREAEVKRELERRQQEEEERERERKEKEKDREKERDERISGEEAWRRRAAMSGGVPPRSPSPPGGNGDGFAIGKSDTVGLGLGAGGHMTAAQRMMAKMGWKAGQGLGKLEQGITTPLMAKKTDRRAGVIVNASETKQQQQQQQEKKVKGVNINGPPTRVLLLRNMVGPGEVDDELEEEVGSECAKYGTVTRVLIFEITEPNFPSNEAVRIFVQFERPEETTKALVDLGGRFFGGRVVQATFYDEERFSKNELAPLPGEVPGF; from the exons ATGCTGGGTGGTTTATACGGGGATCTTCCCCCGCCATCATCAACCACCGAGGAAGAGAAATCCGGCAATCCATCAACCACCGTAGTATGGTCAAGTAGTGCAAAAATGGCTCCTCCTACTCTTCGTAAGCCAGCATTCACCCCACCACCTTCAGTAATCCGATCTCAAGCACTCCTAAACAAACCCAAACCACCTTCTAAAACCCTACCCACTATACCCATGGAGGATCCGAAACCTCAAGTTATGCAACCGGCATTAGTGGGGGTGACGTCGACGGTTGTGGAAGAGTATGACCCGGCTAGACCCAATGACTACGAGGAGTATAAGAGAGAGAAGAAGAGGAAGGCGAGGGAAGCGGAGGTGAAGAGGGAGTTGGAGAGACGGCAGCAGGAagaggaggagagagaaagggaGAGGAAAGAAAAGGAGAAGGATAGGGAGAAGGAGAGAGATGAAAGGATTTCTGGGGAAGAAGCTTGGAGACGGCGGGCTGCTATGAGTGGAGGGGTTCCGCCTCGGTCACCGTCTCCTCCTGGTGGTAATGGAGATGGGTTTGCTATTGGGAAGTCGGATACGGTTGGGTTAGGATTGGGGGCTGGAGGACATATGACAGCTGCACAGAGAATGATGGCCAAAATGGGGTGGAAAGCAGGGCAGGGATTGGGAAAGTTGGAGCAAGGGATTACTACTCCATTGATGGCTAAGAAGACGGATCGAAGAGCTGGGGTTATTGTTAATGCTAGCGAGACGaaacagcagcagcaacaacaacaagagaagAAGGTGAAGGGTGTTAATATTAATGGGCCTCCGACCCGTGTTTTGCTTCTCAGAAACATG GTTGGTCCGGGTGAAGTAGACGATGAACTAGAAGAAGAAGTTGGATCCGAGTGTGCAAAATACGGAACTGTGACTCGGGTTCTTATCTTTGAAATCACAGAGCCCAACTTCCCTTCAAATGAAGCCGTGAGAATCTTTGTGCAGTTTGAGAGGCCCGAGGAGACAACCAAGGCACTAGTTGACCTTGGTGGTAGATTCTTCGGAGGTAGGGTCGTTCAGGCAACGTTTTACGACGAAGAGAGGTTCAGCAAAAATGAATTGGCTCCTTTGCCCGGAGAGGTGCCCGGCTTTTAA